A genomic region of Paramormyrops kingsleyae isolate MSU_618 chromosome 19, PKINGS_0.4, whole genome shotgun sequence contains the following coding sequences:
- the ora6 gene encoding uncharacterized protein ora6, whose product MEHQEWMGSNKSSFPDQMDGFRKQLLIIQFFLSITGILGNVILFASIIRMNHMKTFEIFLFGLATSNLVMLINVEVYDVTLIFYSQSWSLPLKHCSAMRFLKVFGVTASMYFTVLICVFRYQKLRDAGTRGQMPVPLDNILVAGAASWVGMLLAAILAVPTFFIDFDVSTYTGNASCSMDIFHCFQGPCPVAHAIYKYVFLLILNFLPFVIVTGCSCLILRIILHQQKLIHDHELVEDVHHHMHHHHHHHHHNLHKSTIAILAAMGICQVTWTSYLTLYLAFDSYTFQFWPEAEFYITTLYATISPYVYGIGNNFFSINHCIR is encoded by the coding sequence ATGGAGCACCAGGAGTGGATGGGAAGTAATAAAAGCAGCTTTCCAGATCAAATGGATGGATTCAGAAAGCAGCTGCTAATCATCCAGTTCTTCTTATCCATAACTGGGATTCTGGGAAACGTCATTCTATTTGCATCTATCATCAGAATGAATCACATGAAGACCTTTGAGATCTTCTTGTTTGGACTAGCCACCTCAAACCTGGTGATGCTCATAAATGTGGAGGTTTATGATGTGACGCTCATCTTTTACTCACAGTCATGGTCTTTGCCTTTAAAGCATTGCAGCGCCATGAGGTTTCTCAAGGTTTTCGGGGTGACAGCTTCTATGTACTTCACAGTGCTGATCTGTGTTTTCCGCTACCAGAAGCTTCGGGATGCTGGGACACGCGGACAGATGCCGGTGCCTTTGGACAACATCCTTGTAGCCGGTGCGGCCAGCTGGGTTGGTATGCTGCTGGCTGCCATTCTGGCAGTACCCACTTTTTTCATAGATTTTGACGTGTCCACCTACACTGGCAACGCCAGCTGCTCCATGGATATCTTCCATTGTTTCCAGGGGCCCTGCCCAGTCGCCCATGCCATATATAAGTATGTGTTCCTCCTCATCCTGAATTTCCTGCCCTTCGTCATTGTCACTGGATGTAGCTGCCTTATCCTTCGGATCATTCTGCATCAGCAAAAGCTCATACATGACCATGAACTTGTTGAGGATGTTCATCACCACAtgcaccatcatcatcatcatcatcatcacaacCTCCACAAGAGCACCATCGCAATCCTGGCTGCTATGGGAATCTGCCAGGTAACATGGACATCATACCTGACTTTGTACTTAGCCTTCGATTCATACACATTCCAGTTTTGGCCTGAAGCTGAATTCTACATCACCACCCTGTATGCCACCATCAGCCCATATGTGTACGGTATTGGAAATAACTTCTTCTCTATTAATCACTGCATTAGGTGA